The Thermoplasmata archaeon DNA segment ACTACCCCGAATGTGAAACGCGGAAGTGTTCCCAGCCGCGATCCTGGAGCGGCTCCTGCTTCCCGCCGACGACGAGGAGGTTCGGTCCCGGTGTCCCGACTTTCCCGATCACGGCGAGCCCGTGGCGGACGCCGCGTTGCGGCTCGTTCAGGCGCCCCACGAGATCCGGCACGGACCCCGACTTGACCGTGGCCACGAGTTCGAAGTCCCCGCCGGCGTACAGAGCATGCTCTTTCTGCCGTTCCACCGGGAGTGCCTCGAGCGGTTCGTATCGCGGCACCTTCTCCCACTCGACCGCGTACGAGAGCCCGGTCATCGCAGCCATCTGCGCGAGGCTGAGCGCGAGCCCATCCGAGATGTCCATGCAGCTCGTCACCGCGCCCGACTCGGAGAAGATCTGCCCTTCCCGCAAGCGCGGATAGGGATGCAGGAGCTGCTTGATGCCCTCCGATTTCATCTCGGGGTCCGCGAGCTGTGCGACCGCGAGGCCCGCCCGTCCGAGCGCTCCCGTGACGACGATCGCGTCCCCAGGTCGTGCGCCCTTCCGCAGGAGGATGCGGTCCTTGCGCACGCGCCCGATCGCCGTGCCCGCGAGGGAGATCACGTCCGCCTCCTTGGTGTCGCCCCCGAGGACCGCGATGCCGAATTCCTCCGCGCAGGCCTCCATGCCGCGCGCCAGCCCCTTCAGGAAATCGACATCCGTGCTCGGCGGCAGAGAGAGCGCTCCCACGAACCCCAGAGGCCGTGCGCCCGCCGCGGCCACGTCGCTCAGGTTCACGGCGACGAGGTACCACCCGATCTGGTCCGGGCGGGATCCCTCGGGGACATGGGTCCGCGGGTTCACGACGTCCGTGGTCACGACGAGGTAGTCCTCGCCCCACTCGACCACCCCGACATCGTGTCCCAGACCGATGGGCGCTCCGCGGTCGAAGATCCGCGTGAGGATCGCGATCGCCTCGCGCTCCCCGATGTCCGAGAGCCTCGTCATCGTGGGTGGGAACGCGGGG contains these protein-coding regions:
- the thiL gene encoding thiamine-phosphate kinase — its product is MTRLSDIGEREAIAILTRIFDRGAPIGLGHDVGVVEWGEDYLVVTTDVVNPRTHVPEGSRPDQIGWYLVAVNLSDVAAAGARPLGFVGALSLPPSTDVDFLKGLARGMEACAEEFGIAVLGGDTKEADVISLAGTAIGRVRKDRILLRKGARPGDAIVVTGALGRAGLAVAQLADPEMKSEGIKQLLHPYPRLREGQIFSESGAVTSCMDISDGLALSLAQMAAMTGLSYAVEWEKVPRYEPLEALPVERQKEHALYAGGDFELVATVKSGSVPDLVGRLNEPQRGVRHGLAVIGKVGTPGPNLLVVGGKQEPLQDRGWEHFRVSHSG